Proteins from a genomic interval of Acidobacteriota bacterium:
- a CDS encoding efflux RND transporter periplasmic adaptor subunit, which produces MSLGSSNLTKAKQEHDLEPTPGVSKTPFVAVGFLLVVLLVIGVIPRLKRHSELATAAQQQEHATSLVETVTPRQSEATNELVLPATTQAIQEIIVAARTSGYVRRWLVGIGQPVKAGQLLAEIDVPETNQMLREAQQEIAEANQTVAQGHAELAQAEAGLQQSEAQLKQARTNLELARVNLDRSKTLSAQGVVSRQDTDDKQAIYDARLADVEAAQAAVRSRQSAIKAQQATIDARVSSSSAREATAQRFADLQSFQKVVAPFDGIVTARYIEVGTLITPSGGTANQPGLYKVSRLDTIRVFVNVPQSFAPAVNAGLETEIIVKELAPRKYTGKVIGTTHSIDTTSRTMLAEIRVPNPDHQFLPGMYAQVKFTLPTLRRSVLIPAAALVVNAAGTQAIIVRPDQTIHYQPVEVGRDFGKEVEIVSGLDGSEALISTPSDALHEGMRVQVSQAHK; this is translated from the coding sequence ATGAGCCTCGGCTCGTCAAATCTGACAAAGGCAAAACAAGAGCACGATCTGGAACCTACGCCAGGCGTGTCGAAAACTCCATTTGTTGCCGTAGGGTTTTTGCTGGTGGTGTTGCTGGTTATCGGAGTGATTCCTCGGCTGAAGCGGCATTCCGAATTGGCAACGGCGGCACAGCAACAGGAACATGCCACTTCATTGGTGGAAACCGTCACGCCGCGCCAGTCCGAAGCGACCAACGAATTGGTTTTGCCCGCTACAACCCAGGCCATTCAGGAAATCATTGTCGCCGCGCGCACCAGCGGATATGTGCGACGCTGGCTGGTCGGCATCGGCCAGCCCGTCAAAGCGGGCCAGTTGCTGGCCGAAATTGATGTGCCGGAAACCAACCAAATGTTGCGCGAAGCCCAACAGGAAATCGCCGAAGCCAACCAGACCGTTGCGCAGGGGCACGCCGAACTGGCGCAGGCCGAAGCCGGATTGCAACAATCCGAAGCGCAACTGAAACAGGCGCGCACCAATCTGGAACTGGCGCGCGTCAACCTGGATCGGTCAAAAACCTTGTCGGCTCAGGGCGTGGTTTCGCGGCAGGACACGGACGACAAGCAGGCGATTTATGACGCCCGACTGGCCGATGTCGAAGCCGCGCAAGCCGCCGTGCGTTCGCGCCAATCCGCCATCAAAGCCCAGCAGGCAACCATTGACGCCCGCGTTTCCAGTTCCAGCGCGCGCGAAGCGACCGCGCAGCGGTTTGCCGATTTGCAATCCTTTCAAAAAGTCGTCGCGCCGTTTGATGGCATCGTCACCGCCCGGTACATCGAAGTCGGAACCTTAATCACGCCCAGCGGAGGCACCGCCAACCAACCGGGGCTGTACAAAGTTTCGCGGCTGGACACGATTCGCGTCTTCGTCAACGTGCCGCAAAGCTTTGCGCCCGCCGTCAACGCGGGGCTGGAAACCGAAATCATCGTCAAGGAATTGGCGCCACGTAAATACACCGGCAAAGTCATCGGCACGACGCATTCGATTGATACGACTTCGCGGACGATGCTGGCCGAAATCCGCGTGCCGAATCCCGACCATCAATTCCTGCCGGGCATGTACGCCCAAGTCAAATTCACTTTGCCGACTTTGCGGCGCTCTGTGCTGATTCCCGCTGCGGCCCTGGTCGTCAACGCCGCCGGCACCCAGGCCATCATCGTGCGCCCGGATCAAACCATTCATTACCAACCGGTCGAAGTCGGTCGCGATTTCGGCAAGGAAGTCGAAATTGTTTCCGGCCTGGATGGCAGCGAAGCACTCATCTCTACTCCATCCGATGCTCTGCATGAAGGGATGCGCGTGCAGGTTTCGCAGGCGCACAAATAA
- a CDS encoding type II toxin-antitoxin system VapC family toxin — protein sequence MPNKILTYADSNILIYAVSQKNFNLRLKALGILGDKRREYLASEFLRLETLPYAINAGRSKEVAFLQSFFNRHVSQWVEDERVLFSTASWLIERFNIQLMDALHLAAAMEYDADFVTGEKPTKPFHQAYSKCLWIADT from the coding sequence ATGCCAAACAAAATCCTGACCTATGCCGATAGCAATATCCTCATTTATGCCGTCAGCCAAAAAAATTTCAATCTTCGGTTAAAGGCGCTCGGCATACTCGGCGACAAGCGCAGAGAATATCTGGCAAGTGAGTTTTTGAGGCTGGAAACATTGCCCTATGCGATCAACGCAGGTCGGTCCAAAGAGGTCGCATTTCTGCAAAGCTTCTTTAATCGTCACGTCAGCCAATGGGTGGAAGACGAACGCGTCCTGTTTTCCACGGCATCGTGGTTAATTGAACGCTTCAACATCCAACTGATGGATGCGTTACATCTGGCGGCAGCGATGGAGTATGACGCCGACTTTGTCACTGGCGAAAAACCCACCAAACCCTTTCATCAGGCCTACAGTAAATGTTTGTGGATTGCGGACACCTGA